Below is a genomic region from Gammaproteobacteria bacterium.
CCTTTTTGATTCTTTAAATATGGACTTTTTTGACGAAGAAAATAATGAAGAAGAAGATAGTCTCGAGAAAGAAGCGGACGAATTTGCGCTGAATACGTTGATTCCTGATGAAAAGTGGGAGCTGTGTTTATCACGATTCTCTATGTCTGAAGAATCAGTAAAACTAGATGCCCAAACACTCGTGGTACATCCAAGTATTGTTGCGGGGAGAATTCGAAAAGAGAGTAATAATTATCTAATTTTGAATAAACTAGTTGGACAGGGCGAAGTTAGAAAATATTTAGGTAACTAAAAATGGAAATTGATAAGTCTATTTATGTCCCAGTACTGAAATGGAGACAAGGGGAATACCAAGCCCTTTATAAACTGAAAACTAAAGTAAAGGATAAGATTGTCCCTCTAATTGTGATTCCTCCCATAGAGTACAATTTTGAGGAACGAAAGATGAAGCACACCCCTCATGAGCATATCGATCCTTTTCCAAAGAAATTCTGCACTAAATGGGGAACAAGGCATGCATTAATCGATTTGCATGACAGCCTAGAAGACAAATTGATGGATGACGGCGAAACTGTTATAGCACATGTTTTTCAAAGCCTTTTGAAAGAAGGCTGCAACATAACCCCTGTTACAGGGTTTTCTAAAAGTTCCGGTTATCAAAGTGATATTAAGAAAATATTGAAAGGAAATGATAAAGGGGTAGCGTTTAGGATTTTTCTCGAAGAACTAATGGAACCATCCCTGAATAACTCCATAAATGATCTTCTTAAAACATTACAAATAGAACGAAAACAAGTTGATCTAATACTAGACCTAGAGCAACCGCAGTCTTTCGAACCTTATGTTACGTTCTCAAAAGCACTTAGTCATCGGATAGCTACAATAAAACAGCTGAGCGAGTACCGGTCACTGGTCATTATTGGAACATCACTTCAACTATCAGAAGTTTCTAAACCTGGAGGTAAAGTACAACGCCATGAATGGGGGTTGTATAAAGAATTATTAACCAACCTGGTAAACACTGGCCAGACACCTTCTTTTGGCGATTATACGATTGAAAATCCTAAATTTATTAGCGGTGACATGCGCTTAATGAAGCCAGCAGGAAAGGTTGTCTATACAATTGCTGACTATTGGTATGTAACCAAAGGGAAAGCATTTAGAGGAAACGAGAGTCAAATGGTTGATCACTGTCAATCAATTATCAATTCAGGGCATTTTAGCGGAAGTGATTTTTCGATTGGAGACAAGCGCATTAGTGATACTGCTACAGGAAAAGAAGGAACTGGCAATTTGTCTACGTGGAAGCAGGTCGGCGTAAATCACCATCTAACAAAGGTTGTTGAGCAACTCTCCAATCTTCACG
It encodes:
- a CDS encoding beta family protein; the protein is MEIDKSIYVPVLKWRQGEYQALYKLKTKVKDKIVPLIVIPPIEYNFEERKMKHTPHEHIDPFPKKFCTKWGTRHALIDLHDSLEDKLMDDGETVIAHVFQSLLKEGCNITPVTGFSKSSGYQSDIKKILKGNDKGVAFRIFLEELMEPSLNNSINDLLKTLQIERKQVDLILDLEQPQSFEPYVTFSKALSHRIATIKQLSEYRSLVIIGTSLQLSEVSKPGGKVQRHEWGLYKELLTNLVNTGQTPSFGDYTIENPKFISGDMRLMKPAGKVVYTIADYWYVTKGKAFRGNESQMVDHCQSIINSGHFSGSDFSIGDKRISDTATGKEGTGNLSTWKQVGVNHHLTKVVEQLSNLHAA